A region of the Gopherus evgoodei ecotype Sinaloan lineage chromosome 15, rGopEvg1_v1.p, whole genome shotgun sequence genome:
TCTCGACACATTTATCCTTACAATTAATGGGAATTCTGTATGTGGATGGGTGGAAGGTTCATTGCCATAAACTTCAGATCTCCAATAGAATAAAACAAATTCTAGTATTGTTTAGTTAGTCTGTAACAATAGAATTTTTTGACTTCTCAGATCGAGTCATATTACACTTAATTGTCCTCCTTTTATTGTTCTGCCCAAATATCAAAGAATACACAGTTTTCCATAATGAAATGCAATTTGGGGGACTAAGGGCTGTTTTTCACTCCTGTCTTTTGCTCCCATCAGTACATAAAtcataatttttttattgtttaatagGCATATAAAGACACTTTCTACTTGCCAAACTTGTTACATGAGCCTTTAGCTGGGAGTCTCCCTTCATCATAATGTACACAGATAGGGTTTTGTACTTACGTTTTCTAGCTAAGTCATTTAcatgttttaactttttttttaatagaatggGTTGATGTCACCAATGATCTTCTTATGAAATGTCATATAAATCTGCATGTGACGAAGCTCACAGAATGTGGTGCTAATGTATTTGTTGGTCTTTATGAGTCGATCTTGGGAGAAAAAGTACCAGGTAGGAACAGAGATCCTGTATCATTACTTATGGTGGCTTTCTTTATCTTTCTATaaatacaaacataaataaaCACAATTGTATtaggagaagaattatttatttcTCAAGTTTGAataacacattttcaaaagtaaaatcACAAAGTAAACTGAGCCCAGTAGAATACATCTTGTGTACAGCTGGTAAACATACTGTGTAGTTTAACATTCAAACAAACAGGTTTGAAAAATCTAGTGCATACAAGATTGGTGTATTCTTTAAATGTTGCTAAACTACTCaagtgaggccttgtctacagtaggATTTAAAGGTATGATGTTAGCACATGCGATCTGTGTTTTAAAGTCTAGTATGGACAAGGCACACTGCCTCTAACCCTTGTTAATCTGGTTGAAAACTTGAGCAGCTTAGAGCATTGTGCTGGCAGTGGCATGAGCTgagactgcaggggagggggaacagcaggggaggtgccaggggctagcctccccagggCAGGAGGTCAGGCAGTGGGCAGGAAGGtcctgtgggccggatgtggcctgcaggttgtagtttgcccacctctgtgtagTCTGATGTAATGTTTCTTCTTTGTAGATTTCATAGCCTCTCCCAGAAGCCAAGAGGATGATGCACATAATGTGCAAGCAGTAATAGATTCTCTGGCATTGGACTACTTGCAGGTCAGCTTGTCTCACATCACTGGTGAGTACTTACAGTCATGGTCAACAGAAGTGAGGGGTATACATGTGTGATTGAAAAATACCCAAGGCTTTATATTCAACTTCCTATTTATAAGCAAAGATCTGATCTTTCAGAGTATGTTTCCATATCAGCATGCAAAATTGTGCATGTGCAATGAGTTATGCCCAGAAAATAGTCTTGGTCTGAAAACTGGGCCATCAATTTAGAGAACAAGCAGATAATTAAAAATTTAGACTAAAGCACCTAATTACATTTCACGTGTACTGTATTGCAGTATGGAAAGTAGTAAATCAATGTTTAAGTGATTAGTCTTTTACCTTGAAGCTACCAGTTGGATTAAGACACTGCAGACATCTAGTTATTCCTAGTGGAATATATAGCAGTTTTTATCTTGTTTTCTTCAAGTCACACTCTTCCACTCAGCTGGAACGATGTTGTGGTTGGTGGTATCAGGCCGTATGGGAAGAGTCTTTGCCGTTCTTACCTTGGAAACAGTAGAAGAAGCCTTGAATGTGTCCTTGGGAATATAATTGCCATACTTGGCAACAGAAGGAAAACACACTGTGGTGGTAAACACTTGGACTCGAACAGATCGTTAACGGGTAGATGTGTGTGTTTGAATCTGTTCAAAATACGAATATTTGTAGTAATTCAAGTGAGAAATAGCCAATGTGGTCTcaactttatttaatttaatatttattttaattggatATTGTCAAagtagttaataaatttgctATGACATTCATATTACATTGTGAATTTTTATAATAGAAATAGTCATTTAGATATTTTAATTGTCTAAATTGAAATACCAGGGTTTTTTTTTGAGACCTTCCATTTTTAATGGAGACCTGACATTTAATCTTATTTGAAATGAGTCCCAATTTACGTATTTTTTATAGAACAATGTATCTTGAAATAAAAAACAGGTCAATCTCTTAACAGTAACAGTGCTAACAAACATTTGCAGTGAAATACTGAGGAAATAGTTCAAATTCTGGTTCCAGTCATCCAGCTGGGCGTTAATGTATATTTGGCTTGCTCTGAAGATTGACATTTGTAAAGGAGATTGCAGTATTGCTTGTGACTTTTTATAAATAACTGGAGTGTATCGAAGTCCTCTGAAATATGAGCCTACACAGTGATTATCAGTTTTGTGCTAGCTTGGGCATGTATGTTTATGTTGAAGACTTGGGTTTTTAGGGGCTTCCTCTCTGGCTAGTGAAGACCagtactataatataaataactgACACTAAAAAGGGAGGATGGAACCTTTCTCCTCCTAACAGCATCTCTTGCTGACTGGTAGGTATGTCTATAGAGTATTGCTAACATGTTTGAAAGACTCCTACATCCTGCCTTCCCAGCTAATAGTTCATTTGTGCAGTAGCAGGCATGTATGAGAATCCTACCAAGTTCCCCAACAAACTGAAGGCAGGAATCCTTCATTAGTTTCATATTGACTATAATACTACCTGCTGAACCAGCTACAAAGTGTAAGCAAAGATCTCAACAGCTTGCTCTAGCAGAATTTTACCCTGTAGAAATGTGAAATGTGACTTTCACTAGAtcaaggtttctcaaactgggggttgggacccctcatggGGTCACAAGGCTCTTACATGAGGGGTTGTGATctgtcagcctccaacccaaaccccactttgcctccaaaatttataatggcgttaaatatataaaaagtgtttttaatgcataaggggagggggttacactcaggggcttgctatgtgaaaggggtcaccagtacaaaagtttgaaaaccactgcacttgACAAGTATGCAGTGTGTAATCTTGATGTCTGGTATGCTCCATGAGAGCCGATGAAAAATGTGTCAGTAAGATTAGGCTTTCAATTGTTGGAACAGAAAATGTACAATTTCAGGATGTTTGCCACCTACCTTAAAATAtgttacagaaataaaaatccaATAGTGACCCAAACATGTAACTCCAGCTAAATTTCTTCTGAGTTGATATCTGTATATGCATTTTTCTGAACAGCCTTTCCAAGGTTTTGACAAATTTTTAaaggtgaattttttttctctaagcTCTAATTACTAATTCATAGTAACCTCTGTTAAGGAGAGAACAttgtgaaaggagagagagaatctatcCGAAATCTGTTAGAAATATTTGATGGCCTGCTTGAATATCTTACAGAACAAATCAGTGAAACTTCTTCTCAGAATGGGGGTGAGTAAAGAGACTAACAAAGTTCAAGATATTATGTGCTGCTGCTTATTATTATGATGAACTATTTCTTATCTTGCCTGCATACCTCCAGTGCTACTATTAAGCTACCATACTGAGGCGTAAATTCTGCCTTCATATGTACACCATTCTTTGTATATTTAAGGATGGAATAGGCTCCTAGTGTTAGATGAAGTTTATGCCTTTGCGTTCCCCCTGATTAGCAACTATATTTTTGAGGAAGCCCATAGCCATTTAGTATCGTATATGGAAAACAGACTTTTGTAAAACCTTGTTTTTTACAACACCTAAGATGAACAAGAGTGTTTGCATTTAAACAGGTTTTTGCTCAGATTTAAAACTTTGCTTGCAATGTTTGTAATCCAAACATTGCAGGAAAGCAAGGGATTGAAACTGATCACAAACAGAAGTGGAACTTAATCTATTTTCATTTCCCAGGTTGTGTACTTACTGCTCCATTTCGTTCAGTAGTCATGGTGAACAGAAAGTTGGATTTAAAATCTTTTAGTTTCAGTAACATATGGTAATAAAAGGTGAAgccatttaaacaaacaaacaaaaaccatagTGCTTCTTTTAACATGGTTCTCTTTTCTGGCAGAAACCATCTCCTAACAACTTCATGAATTACAAGTGTGAAAGTGGTATTAAAATTTCCTCCTAACTTACCACTGAAGCGTCTATTGAATAAGGTGCATGTGGAAGTTGTTATATTTAATATAAACTGTAGTGTTAAACCAAAATATACAAACCTGTTCAGTGCAACAGTTTTAGACAGCATGTTAAGTCTAAAATTGCCATTGATGTGAAATTATTTCTTGTGCTATTGGCAGTAGTActcatcctgtgtgtgtgtggttttcctTGAAATTAACAAACCAATTTTGATTATAAACAGATGAACCTGACCAGCTAGCTCACAATGAAATTCGAAGTGTGCTTCAAGAGCAGCTGGAAGGTGACCTTGAGGAACCTGTGCCGCCTCTGGAACTCCCATTTGTTGCGGAGTAAGACTGGTCTGAATGTTTTAAAGTTACATTGGCACAATGACTGTATTTTTACATATCTATAAAGTGTCTAGCATATTCATACTATGAAAATAAAAAGCATACCGAGTACAAGCATCGAATGGAATGCTTGGTGGTCTTTGGGCAGCAAGAGATCTAAAATTTGGATCAAGTATGTGTTTGCATTGCAAAGCCTAAGACAATTTGCAGTTTTAAGAATTTTTAATCCACCTTTAGTGGTGAATCTGCACAGTAATGAGTTATGTTCCAAACTTCCACTGTAGTCTCTGCATGctttttgatttaaatcactgaagCTTAGTTAATCAATTGTATTACATCTatcatgaaaataaatgtatttttaaattagctTACTCTGTGGAAACTGATCATACTCTTCTAAAAAGTAAAGGCCAGCTAACTGAAGATATAGAGTTAGGATTCTTCTGCAGCTCCATCTTGTGGCCTAGGCAAGCAAAGACTATTATTGCTAATAGATCTTCTGTGTTGTGTTCCTCTTAGGTCTTCCCAGTCAGATATTTTTGTCCCATCTTGGGAGGTAGAAGGATCAGAATCTACTAGTGAATTAATCAGGCTTGGGGACACTGCTCATTCATTTTCTCTAAGAAAGGAAGGTGAGTTTAAAATGTACCTTTAAGACTGTTCTATATGGACATGTACTCTTCTAGCAATTAAACATACACTGTCAAAAGTGCttagtatttttaaatatatgaaaggtCTGGGAGCATGCTTGTAGAGCAAAAAGCTTATAGCTCCTTTTCTTTTGAAGGTTCCCTAAATGCTTCAGCTTATATATGGTTGGCACAACTGAGAtgaagccacctctggggcagataGGGAAAGTCAACTGGCATAAAGTATGCTGCATAACTGTAGATCAGAGAAAACTTAGGTCAAGAGAAGAGGACAAATCTTTACTCTTACAAGTAACACCAGCGGACTTTGAATAACTGCCAATAGCAGATGGACAATATTATAATATAATTCTTATTTCACAGACAGAACTGCATGGTACCCAGTGCACTTATGTCAAGATAAGGTGATCCTGCCAAGATGGAAACATCTGGTTCCCTAGAGTTTAAGGATTTCAAACCTGATTTAGAGTTGACCATTATCAATCCCTTCTGGttgaagggttttgttttttgtctaaaAAAGGACTACATAGTAAAACAGTGTGAATTAGACCCAGTTCAGAAGGACATGAAAGCATAACTGGATGACCTCAGACAATCACAGTATGAAATGTAAAATTATTGTAACAATGTTGCTTCAAGACACAATATGTAAACCCTAGCAATGAATTATTCTTTAAGCTTACTTACAGCAAACAGTTGGTAGGAGTCTGGGCAATTCAGAAATATTCTTTAAGGGAACCAGATGGCTCATGGAATTGGTAATAGGAACCACTTGGGCTCATTCTGAACACCAATAGCATTTTTGTTGACAATTTCCTTTGCAAAGCGAAGGACTGAATGGGTACTGAGGCTGACTTATCTTGCCCCTACAATGGCAGCTGAGCAAATCTGTGAATAATACTTTTGTCGCATACTGTGATGGATAAATACAATTTCTTGAAGTGTTTCAAATTCCACCTGCAACATTCTGCTGTCCCCACAGCAGTGAAGAGCATTAACTGCTAGTTACTAATTCAGTCCAATATGAACACTGTCTAAACACAGAGCTGACAGtaaaaatgcatttaattatttaaacaagTTTAACCTGCTTTCAAACACCACTTCCAGAGTTTCAGCTCCCTGAATTGTTGCCAGCAGAGAGAGGTAGGTCTAAGGAGATCAAGGAACCTGAAGATGCTGAGGCTACTGTGGCATCCTGTCAACTTGTGACATCATCTAGTCAGCTTTCCAGCTTCAGAAGAGCACTTGTAAAAGAGAGGGAAGGTGCGTGAAATACTGACTTCCTGAGAAATACCTTAGAAATTCTTTAGTCTTCCTAGTTCTGTTGGCGGTAATCCTCACAGCCATGGATTTGAGACTAGGAATATAGTAGCTGACAAAAGGCTTCTTAACTATTTATCTATAAGTAGTTCTTCGCCTTTTTTCCTTATTTCAGTTTTGGAGGAAGTCTGAATGGTCTGACACCTGATAAATCAGAAAACTAAGATGTTCATATGACTGTTTAACTAACTTAATGCTAAATTATCAAATCAGTTCTTCTAATTAGTTCCTCACACCCAAAATCCAAATTTTGCAGCATGCAGCAAAGATAAAAACTTCTGTCAATGTCTCTTATGTGTACTAAACTCTAGAATGACTGAGGAGTAACATGCTTATTCAAAGATGAAGCTGAATGAAAGTGTCCAGCTGGCATTTTTGTTAAATGGATTAACTGTGCctatatatttttcatatttgtcTTTAAGGATCAATGGATTCTGTTAATTCCACTGAATTTCTCAAAGAGAATTTGAGTTCCAGTGCTAAGAAGCTTGGGGAGCCCATACGCCCAGCTATTCCTTTGCAGCCACCATATCAGCCTCCTGAACCCAGGCCTCATTATTCAATGGGAAGGGAGTACCAAAGCTCAGCCAGACAGTCCCTAAGTTTCACTAACAGTCATGGACTTGAAGCTTCTGTTGTAAGTGAAAACTTCTTACTTGGTTttattagtaaatatttttagCTTTTCTCTATTGCATTTGTAGAATGGAATTAATGAGGTATCTATCTGAACTGTATCTCTGAATGTATTATTAATCTATGGCCTTGTCAAAACATACCTGTTCAGCAGGAAGAATACTGAATTGTTAATTTAATATGCATATTTACTTCTCTTTGCAGTTTGCAGAACCACTTAGACAAGAGTCAGCTACTTCTGATAGTGTTCCTCTGTCAAGACTCACCCCTGGTGAGAACAAGTTGTGCTTCATATTAAACTCTGTTCTAATGCAGTGTTAAATATTGGTGCTTGTTACTTTGAATTCATCATATTGGCATTGAGGGAAACATGGTTTTGAAAACATTCATCTATGTTTTGCTGTTCAAACCTTACTAAATTCAAATTTCTTAACAAATGTGAGCAAATTACTTCTGTCACAATGTCTGCAAGGGGAGTGAAAATAGGTCATAGTCAAAGGGGATTTATTGTGCTGAGAAGTAAAGTGTGCCCATTGCTCAACTGTGGTgttcttggttttttttccctccagttaaTCCATTTAAGCTTTGTCTGTTTTACAGAAACTCATTGACAAAGGGTGCAGCTGAACTGGTGCGGAATAAACTAACTATGAATGTAGACTAAGACAAACTACGTTAATCCATTCCAGAAAGCATGGTTAAACCCTCCTAGTATAGACAAGTGCTTATTTTCTAACTTCTCTGTTGCCTTGGAGACGCTGGCTACTTTTCCAGTTTCCATTGCATCACCCTCTCAGATGTAGGTTTTGAATTTGTGTCAAGAAATTctcctaaaatttaaaaaaaaaaagtgtgtgcatGCCATAACTGAATAGCCACACATCTAATTACTGTCTTCCTTCCCCTATTATTTTACACTTCTTTTGACAAatagtttgtaagctctttgagccAGGGTCCCTGCCTTTTGTATTTGTTCTGTAAATCACTAAACACACTTGGCTGATGTGTAGAGAATAAATAATAAACACTGCTGTTTCTATTGCCAGTTTTTCCAGTCGGAGATAAGGTGGTGTCAAAAAATGAACTAAATGGCACAAATGATGTGGCCAAGGTAACTATGACTTTCCACTATTTGTAAAATCCATACATGCTTTAGACAGGGTTGCTGTAAACCTGCATACAGGGAATTTCTCCACGATTGTGCAGGGGATTTTTGGTATTCCTACCACCTTGCAGAAATGAAGCTTTCCTCTTAAACCTGTTGCTGCTTTTCTTTTCAAAACCTTGTGAATGTGACCTGATACAGTATTGACTTGGTGTGTCTACAAGCAGATTGTAAACTACATTAGTCATATCTCAATGGGATGTTAGCATTAACTGATGATGTAAACATTTGCATTTACATTGCTGACCAGTTCAGCAAAAGCACCCAGTTATTACACATCAGTTGGATTTATCTAAGGATGTTTAGAAAGAATATTTTAACCTCCTCCTTGCCTAGTATCTTACGATATTGGTGACACCCCAGAATCAGGTACCTCCAGAAAACTGAGACTTGCCTGGATTTCAACAGAGGATTTGCCTCAGTCTTATGCTCAGTCAGTGACCTGGCCAGATTACTTCCCCTTCCTTTTTGTCCTTGCATTTGCCCTTTGGAACAACTAGATAACCAGTTTGTGGGTTCTGAATTAGCAGATTTCATTCCACTCAAAGGGCCTCCAGGGAAACAGGTCCTCATAGGAAACTATCTGAGCAGGAGAAGAATACTTGCTCCACAAAGCACTTCTTGGCTGATTGAAGCCACTGTGGGGCTGACCTGCTATTTGGCAACATGAAAAGATAAGCTCTGATGGGCGGTGAGTAGGACTTTCAGAATATAGAGGACTTTACTCGTAACTTAACCAACAACCCTTCGTTTTAAGTCTTGCTATAACCAAATCAGCCAACGTAACATTGCAGTTCTAGTCTTTTACCCTCTGCTATGACAAAGGTTACTTGCAGGACTGAGGGTATGTTTTACAGTGAAATTAAAAACCCGAAGCTGGCCCATGCCCATTGACTTGGGCTTATGGGGTGcaggttaaggggctgtttaattgtgatgtagaggtaggagggtcccagaggtcagacatctacactacaattaaactgCCTCGTAGCCCAAGTCCTGTGAGCACAAGTTATCTGTCACAGACATAAACTTAGTCTCTGGATTCTTCCCAAAGCAGTCTATAACTCTTCCCTTCACGTTGCTGTGGCTGAGCAAAAAGAGATGTTAATGAACTTAAAGATACATGCTGAACAGTGCACTTACATTGACAGccaatcagatttttttcccccttttataagTGGAAAAGTTCTTGTGCCAGGCTGTCAATCTACAGCCAGTTTGCTGTAAGATGATGCATGTCCTGGACTAGTCTGGTTAGTGGTAAATGATGCAACTACTTGCCACCTAGAGGATACAGACAAGAGCTAGATGTAGTAGTAATATGGACATGTTATCTGCCACTGATTAAAGATGAGACCCATCATGGTGATTTTTCACGTCTCAAACTTTCTAATAAAGTGAAACTTTCTTAAATGTGCTCAAAATATGGATTGCAGCTCAGAGGCCTGCTGGATATTTTGAGCTGGAATATGCTTGTGGGATCTGCAAGCCTCCTTAATTGTGGCAGGAGAGGGAATAAATGGTGGTCCTCTCCCAAATACCATTCACTTGGGGCATTGAGAAAAGACCTCGCTGCAGCTGTGAGAtccctttcttctgtttgttaggaaagaactagataattatGTTGACACTTAACTCAGAGATCTTTTAGAAGTTGCAGAGATGAATGGGGAAGTTAAAAGCTCTCAGCTAATGTTTGAGGCTGAATAGAAATCTCTCCATTCGATGTCTTATGTTCACATTTGAGATTATTTGCAATCCTAAAAGATAAATGAGTCCAACTTGTGTGGGGACATCTAACTGAACTGATTAACTTAATTTGGTGCAACTGCAATGCATAGACAAGTCCTAAATTTCTATCTTTTTAAAACTGGTTATGTTAGTTTAGATTGCACCTGTAAATTTATCCACAAGCTAAACCGCTATAAACCTGGTTTAAACACATGAGTGACACTTTCACCGGTTTACCAAGATTGGTATAAATGACACCGTTCATTAAACCAGTATGATGATGTAGGTCAGGCCTTACTTTTTAAATAGGGGCTGAAGTTCTTGATGATAAGGTAGCAGTATGGCATAATGGTATGTCTCTGAATCTATATACCTACTCAGTCTGAGCCCTGAGTTAGTTCTGTTGTGATCTCAATGGTTAATTGTTGAACAAACTTTTGTGTTATTCAGAATTAAGTGAATAGTCCCTTTACGTGCTTTGGAATTAGCTgttccaaaaaataaatatttcagatgtCAAGAAATCACTTCTCTAGCTCTTGTCCCATGGTGACACTTGACCAGATTATGTGGGTCCTTGAAGTCTCccattatttcagttttattaGACTAAACTGCTATTTTGACTTAACACTGACACTCAACACCCTTTTCCTGAGTAGGAGGCTGGTAGTTTAACTCTACTAATATCTAATCTTATGAGTTGAGATGTGTATTCATACAGACTCTCGTAGATGGTCCTCTCCAGGCCAGAAATTTGTTGCGTAGTCTATGTAATCTTTGAGCCTTTCACTGAAAGTTCATAATGAATTTGATCTCGCCTCCTCCGTTCTCTAACAGGCTCTTGATGTGGCTGCCTCACATACATCAACTACCTGCTTACACCAAGACATCTCACCAGGCACTGACGAGGTAACATCAGTAGCACGAATCACAAAACCTGAAACAAGAAGTCCGCCTAGTGGAAAAAGGTAAGTCAAGTTTTTTATACTGAATGAGTAACACAGGTTTTCAGTGCTCACTTCCTTATATAGGGGCTTTCACTTTTTGGCTGCTGCTCAGAATCCAGCCTAGGTAACAACCAAAGCTGGTTGGTGCTAGTAGCAGAGTGAGATGTGCAGACTTAGGTGAAGATCTAGAATATCTTTAGTCCTTTTAACAATGGCCTTTTAACTCAGATCTTTCTTCATACAGAGAAACCCATTTCTAAgaaccaaataaaaataaaatattttgtaagaatctgttcttggtttcttgttaggGGAAAAACGTTCCAAATACTCCTAAAAAGGCTTGAGCAGCCACACAGGCTGTGACGTCTGAGTCTTATAAACACTCACTGTACAACTAGGGGAAATACTGGTATAAATGCTTTGGTGAATTCTGTCTCACCAGATCTGTTTCTATATAATTTCCTAATCTCATTTAAAACAAGAAAGTGAACTGCGTTCTGGATCTGTTAAGTAATAGTAACCTTTGACCATAAATCTTTGTTgggacaaaaatgaaaatgtagtGGTATATGTgcgggtttttttaaaaaaaaacctctcttttttttttagcagataTGAAAATTTTATCACAGATTCATTTGGAGAGGAGCCCCTTTCCTGCAGAAAGGCAAAGGATAAATTATCTGAGcaagagctgcatgaaatgtcaGAAAAACTCTCTCACAGGTTAAATGAACTAGATTTAGTAAGTGGGAATCTATTCTTGATAGCATTTTGGAATTTATCCAGCATTTGTAATAAGTGTGTGAAGCCTAACTAAAATCTAGGGAATCAGGTCAAACTTGGTAGGATTAACAGATGCATTGATTTCTAAAGGGACTTTAAACACAGCTTAGGTGCTTTTATGTAAAAGAATGGATGATGCTGCAGAAATAATCTTAAAGAAAAGAGTTATTTCATCTTGAATGAGAGAAATGTTGGTGACAGTACAAAATCTGCATTAACAGTCACCTTATAAAATACTACAACTTGGTTTAGGAGAAATACTAGGATTACATTATTGTGTAATTATCCAACCATTAATAATTTAGTTTATGTTGACATTCTGGAATTCTTGTACCACTGTTTAATCAGTAGTGGTATGTCTTTTGCTTAGCTTGATATTTCTTGAACTTGTTTCTATTAAATTCCCAGTGAAATGCAGAAGCTGAGTTCAATATATAATAGGACTAAAAGGAAATCTACAACTGGTACCTCTAATTTTGTTAAACATTTCTAGACTTTATTGGGATGAACtaatgaaattgaccagaatcaTCTCTAATCAACAGATGTTGAAGAGAGCTTTGGGGGAGCATCCCAGGGAAGAGATGTTGACAGATGAAGATAAGCTGTCTCAGCACAGTGACAGTGTCATGGAGTATCGGGGAAGGAAACCTCACCCAGGTAACAATCCAGAGTGTGACTGTTTAAGCGCTGGGTGAAGTACAACCTTGTTAAAAGTAAAGCTTTCCTTCTCACTTAAAGTTGAAAGTAGAACACAACTCTTCTATAGTTTTATAGAGATTCAGAAGCCTACCTTCAGCCCTAAAACTATATCATTGGATGACATGCCCAAAGATATAAAATCCTGTTAGTAAAGTGTTAACTAAACATAACACCTAAACAGCTATGAAAGCTTCACTAGAAATGAAAAGT
Encoded here:
- the CEP95 gene encoding centrosomal protein of 95 kDa isoform X1, which translates into the protein MGSPEEREWVDVTNDLLMKCHINLHVTKLTECGANVFVGLYESILGEKVPDFIASPRSQEDDAHNVQAVIDSLALDYLQVSLSHITGENIVKGERESIRNLLEIFDGLLEYLTEQISETSSQNGDEPDQLAHNEIRSVLQEQLEGDLEEPVPPLELPFVAESSQSDIFVPSWEVEGSESTSELIRLGDTAHSFSLRKEEFQLPELLPAERGRSKEIKEPEDAEATVASCQLVTSSSQLSSFRRALVKEREGSMDSVNSTEFLKENLSSSAKKLGEPIRPAIPLQPPYQPPEPRPHYSMGREYQSSARQSLSFTNSHGLEASVFAEPLRQESATSDSVPLSRLTPVFPVGDKVVSKNELNGTNDVAKALDVAASHTSTTCLHQDISPGTDEVTSVARITKPETRSPPSGKSRYENFITDSFGEEPLSCRKAKDKLSEQELHEMSEKLSHRLNELDLMLKRALGEHPREEMLTDEDKLSQHSDSVMEYRGRKPHPATPHPKRLLSRPRSLSPSPPSSRYRLHSEFEDALQRDARGQMGKMRRQLQKEMDQRRIKAKMMTKAYEEELRIFEAREKLGLSKLRAKARETEQEYQENIFKKPLKMPPPVKVYSRKTTPWIPRGGFAKPKKATPMKVKDNDLLPLLLEEFPYLHISQHSMNKMWQQQLAQMEQLKSASGKDRSRLKLRSEVEEALKKHDLLVDIIKKDQDHHKRLQEFKQRIYRQKFAQNKMREKRQQIARAKKYYEDYRVQLRAKMMRARTREERIFKNLFEEGLEIQKQRLQEMRMYSKEKRAEQRRIHQNELESMENYYKDQFSMLAEAVSQERQEIQAREKAQAKTLHKTKRELRSKMEKEIQQLQTLITQNDDDSFFRELEAERLKSRLQMASFQYSKSYFLNSVQIS
- the CEP95 gene encoding centrosomal protein of 95 kDa isoform X2 produces the protein MGSPEEREWVDVTNDLLMKCHINLHVTKLTECGANVFVGLYESILGEKVPDFIASPRSQEDDAHNVQAVIDSLALDYLQVSLSHITGENIVKGERESIRNLLEIFDGLLEYLTEQISETSSQNGDEPDQLAHNEIRSVLQEQLEGDLEEPVPPLELPFVAESSQSDIFVPSWEVEGSESTSELIRLGDTAHSFSLRKEEFQLPELLPAERGRSKEIKEPEDAEATVASCQLVTSSSQLSSFRRALVKEREGSMDSVNSTEFLKENLSSSAKKLGEPIRPAIPLQPPYQPPEPRPHYSMGREYQSSARQSLSFTNSHGLEASVFAEPLRQESATSDSVPLSRLTPVFPVGDKVVSKNELNGTNDVAKALDVAASHTSTTCLHQDISPGTDEVTSVARITKPETRSPPSGKRYENFITDSFGEEPLSCRKAKDKLSEQELHEMSEKLSHRLNELDLMLKRALGEHPREEMLTDEDKLSQHSDSVMEYRGRKPHPATPHPKRLLSRPRSLSPSPPSSRYRLHSEFEDALQRDARGQMGKMRRQLQKEMDQRRIKAKMMTKAYEEELRIFEAREKLGLSKLRAKARETEQEYQENIFKKPLKMPPPVKVYSRKTTPWIPRGGFAKPKKATPMKVKDNDLLPLLLEEFPYLHISQHSMNKMWQQQLAQMEQLKSASGKDRSRLKLRSEVEEALKKHDLLVDIIKKDQDHHKRLQEFKQRIYRQKFAQNKMREKRQQIARAKKYYEDYRVQLRAKMMRARTREERIFKNLFEEGLEIQKQRLQEMRMYSKEKRAEQRRIHQNELESMENYYKDQFSMLAEAVSQERQEIQAREKAQAKTLHKTKRELRSKMEKEIQQLQTLITQNDDDSFFRELEAERLKSRLQMASFQYSKSYFLNSVQIS
- the CEP95 gene encoding centrosomal protein of 95 kDa isoform X3; protein product: MGSPEEREWVDVTNDLLMKCHINLHVTKLTECGANVFVGLYESILGEKVPDFIASPRSQEDDAHNVQAVIDSLALDYLQVSLSHITGENIVKGERESIRNLLEIFDGLLEYLTEQISETSSQNGDEPDQLAHNEIRSVLQEQLEGDLEEPVPPLELPFVAESSQSDIFVPSWEVEGSESTSELIRLGDTAHSFSLRKEEFQLPELLPAERGRSKEIKEPEDAEATVASCQLVTSSSQLSSFRRALVKEREGSMDSVNSTEFLKENLSSSAKKLGEPIRPAIPLQPPYQPPEPRPHYSMGREYQSSARQSLSFTNSHGLEASVFAEPLRQESATSDSVPLSRLTPVFPVGDKVVSKNELNGTNDVAKALDVAASHTSTTCLHQDISPGTDEVTSVARITKPETRSPPSGKRYENFITDSFGEEPLSCRKAKDKLSEQELHEMSEKLSHRLNELDLMLKRALGEHPREEMLTDEDKLSQHSDSVMEYRGRKPHPATPHPKRLLSRPRSLSPSPPSSRYRLHSEFEDALQRDARGQMGKMRRQLQKEMDQRRIKAKMMTKAYEEELRIFEAREKLGLSKLRAKARETEQEYQENIFKKPLKMPPPVKVYSRKTTPWIPRGGFAKPKKATPMKVKDNDLLPLLLEEFPYLHISQHSMNKMWQQQLAQMEQLKSASGKDRSRLKLRSEVEEALKKHDLLVDIIKKDQDHHKRLQEFKQRIYRQKFAQNKMREKRQQIARAKKYYEDYRVQLRAKMMRARTREERIFKNLFEEGLEIQKQRLQEMRMYSKEKRAEQRRIHQNELESMENYYKDQFSMLAEAVSQERQEIQAREKAQAKTLHKTKRELRSKMEKEIQQLQTLITQNDDDSFFRELEAERLKSRLQMASFQYSKSYFL